A window of Mucilaginibacter paludis DSM 18603 contains these coding sequences:
- the rpmC gene encoding 50S ribosomal protein L29 codes for MKNSEILELSTEELAARIGEERGNLTKLKFAHAVSAIENPTRITKVRKDIARLNTELTKRKAASASEKN; via the coding sequence ATGAAGAACTCAGAAATTTTAGAGCTATCAACCGAAGAACTTGCTGCAAGGATCGGGGAAGAAAGAGGGAACTTAACTAAATTGAAATTCGCTCACGCAGTTTCGGCAATTGAGAACCCAACCCGTATTACTAAGGTAAGAAAAGATATTGCTCGTTTAAATACTGAATTAACTAAGCGCAAAGCGGCGTCTGCTTCTGAAAAGAATTAA
- the rplD gene encoding 50S ribosomal protein L4, which produces MEVKVLNVSGKETGASVHLPESVFGIEPNDHAIYLDVKQYLANQRQGTHKSKQRNEIAGSTRKLYKQKGTGGARAGSIKSPLFNGGGRVFGPQPRDYSFKLNKKLKQLARKSALSYKALDNSIVVLEDFTFDAVKTKTYIQFVADLNLSDEKTLLVLPSANNNIYLSSRNLKKSKVITADQLSTYDVLNAGKLLLTTDSVKTLEEALA; this is translated from the coding sequence ATGGAAGTTAAAGTATTAAATGTATCAGGTAAAGAAACAGGTGCAAGTGTGCATCTACCTGAGTCGGTATTTGGTATTGAGCCCAACGATCACGCAATTTATTTGGATGTTAAGCAATACTTAGCTAACCAGCGCCAGGGAACTCATAAATCAAAACAACGTAACGAGATTGCAGGTTCAACCCGCAAGTTATACAAGCAAAAAGGTACAGGTGGTGCCCGTGCAGGTAGTATTAAATCTCCTTTGTTTAATGGTGGTGGCCGTGTATTTGGCCCGCAACCACGCGACTATAGCTTTAAGCTGAACAAGAAGTTAAAACAACTTGCCCGTAAATCGGCCTTAAGTTATAAAGCATTGGATAACAGCATAGTAGTATTGGAAGATTTTACTTTTGATGCTGTTAAAACCAAAACCTACATACAGTTTGTTGCTGATTTGAATTTATCCGACGAAAAAACTTTGTTGGTATTGCCTTCAGCAAATAACAATATTTATTTATCAAGCAGAAATCTTAAAAAATCGAAAGTTATCACTGCCGATCAGTTAAGCACTTATGATGTGCTGAACGCTGGCAAGTTGTTACTTACCACTGATTCTGTTAAAACTTTGGAGGAAGCATTAGCTTAA
- the rplX gene encoding 50S ribosomal protein L24, translating into MERKKNTQPKLKIKKGDLVKVIAGDSKGSQGKILEVLVSANRVIVEGANMVSKHTKPNATSPNGGIIKQEAALHISNVMLVDPKSGVTTRVGRKKNSEGKLVRVAKKSGEEIK; encoded by the coding sequence ATGGAAAGAAAGAAAAATACACAGCCGAAACTAAAAATCAAAAAGGGTGACCTGGTTAAGGTTATTGCCGGAGATTCAAAAGGTTCGCAAGGAAAAATATTAGAAGTATTGGTATCAGCAAACCGTGTAATTGTTGAAGGCGCCAATATGGTTTCAAAGCATACTAAACCTAATGCTACCAGCCCTAATGGTGGTATTATTAAACAAGAAGCAGCTTTACATATTTCAAACGTAATGTTGGTTGATCCTAAATCAGGCGTGACAACACGTGTTGGCAGAAAGAAAAACAGCGAAGGGAAATTAGTAAGGGTAGCAAAAAAATCGGGGGAGGAAATTAAGTAA
- the rpsN gene encoding 30S ribosomal protein S14: MAKEGVKAREVKRARIVAKYAEKRAALKAAGDFIGLDKLPKASSPVKLHNRCKLTGRPRGYMRQFGISRVTFREMALAGKIPGVKKASW; this comes from the coding sequence ATGGCTAAAGAAGGTGTAAAAGCGCGTGAAGTTAAACGTGCCAGAATTGTAGCTAAATACGCTGAAAAAAGAGCAGCTTTGAAAGCCGCAGGTGATTTTATAGGATTAGACAAGTTGCCAAAGGCTTCTTCGCCGGTAAAATTGCACAATCGTTGCAAGTTAACCGGTCGTCCTCGTGGTTATATGCGTCAGTTTGGTATTTCGCGTGTTACATTCCGCGAAATGGCTTTAGCTGGTAAAATTCCCGGAGTAAAGAAAGCAAGCTGGTAA
- the rplP gene encoding 50S ribosomal protein L16, with protein sequence MLQPKRTKFRKMQKGRMNGLASRGAELSFGSFGIKSLEAAWITSRQIEAARIAVTRFMKREGQVWIRIFPDKPVTKKPAEVRMGKGKGAPEYWVAVVRPGRIIFEAEGVSLETAKEALRLAAAKLPVQTKFVLRRDYVEE encoded by the coding sequence ATGCTACAGCCAAAAAGAACGAAGTTCAGAAAGATGCAAAAAGGCAGAATGAATGGTTTAGCCAGTCGTGGTGCAGAGCTATCATTCGGTTCATTCGGTATCAAATCACTCGAAGCCGCCTGGATTACCAGTCGTCAGATCGAGGCTGCCCGTATCGCTGTAACACGTTTCATGAAACGTGAAGGCCAGGTATGGATACGTATATTCCCTGACAAACCGGTTACTAAAAAACCAGCAGAGGTACGTATGGGTAAAGGTAAGGGTGCTCCAGAATATTGGGTAGCCGTGGTTAGACCAGGCCGCATCATTTTTGAGGCCGAAGGTGTATCTTTGGAAACTGCCAAAGAAGCCTTACGCCTTGCCGCAGCTAAATTACCGGTACAAACAAAATTTGTGTTACGTAGGGATTACGTAGAAGAATAG
- the rplC gene encoding 50S ribosomal protein L3, translating into MSGIIGKKVGMTSIFDEAGKNIPCTVIEAGPCVVTHVKSVDTDGYAAVQLAYGEKKEKNTSGPLKGHFQKAGTTPKRKLVEFKTFEDEKSLGDVITVDLFSAGDFVDVVGTSKGKGFQGVVKRHGFGGVGMQTHGQHNRLRAPGSLGASSWPSRVFKGMRMAGHMGNSRVKVQNLQVVKVYPEQNLIVVKGSIPGAKGSFVIVDK; encoded by the coding sequence ATGTCAGGAATAATTGGTAAAAAGGTAGGTATGACCAGCATATTCGATGAGGCAGGGAAAAACATCCCATGTACAGTAATCGAAGCTGGACCATGTGTAGTTACACATGTTAAGTCTGTAGATACAGACGGGTACGCCGCAGTACAGTTGGCGTATGGCGAAAAGAAGGAAAAAAACACCAGTGGCCCTCTAAAAGGCCATTTCCAAAAAGCCGGTACTACTCCAAAACGCAAGCTTGTTGAATTCAAAACATTTGAAGACGAAAAATCTCTTGGTGATGTAATCACTGTAGATCTTTTCTCGGCAGGCGATTTTGTGGATGTTGTAGGTACCTCTAAAGGAAAAGGTTTTCAGGGTGTTGTTAAGCGTCACGGTTTTGGCGGTGTGGGTATGCAAACACACGGTCAGCACAATCGTTTAAGAGCTCCGGGTTCATTGGGTGCTTCATCATGGCCTTCACGTGTATTCAAGGGAATGCGCATGGCAGGGCATATGGGTAACAGCCGCGTTAAAGTTCAAAACTTACAGGTTGTTAAAGTTTATCCAGAACAAAATCTAATAGTTGTTAAGGGTTCCATACCAGGAGCTAAGGGTTCATTTGTAATTGTGGATAAATAA
- the rpsH gene encoding 30S ribosomal protein S8 yields the protein MNTDPIADYLTRVRNAIKANHRVVEIPASNLKKEITKVLFDKGYIANFKFEDNGPQGTIKVALKYHPITKISAIRNISRISKPGLRKYAGSANMPRVLNGLGIAILSTSKGIMTDKEARQQNIGGEVMCYVY from the coding sequence ATGAATACAGATCCAATCGCAGATTATCTTACACGAGTAAGGAATGCTATTAAAGCCAACCACAGGGTTGTTGAAATTCCTGCATCAAACCTGAAAAAGGAAATCACCAAGGTGCTTTTCGACAAAGGTTACATCGCAAATTTTAAGTTTGAAGACAATGGTCCTCAAGGTACTATTAAGGTAGCTTTGAAATACCACCCGATCACTAAAATCTCTGCAATACGTAATATTTCACGTATCAGTAAACCAGGTTTGAGGAAATATGCAGGTTCGGCAAATATGCCAAGAGTGTTAAACGGATTAGGCATCGCCATCCTTTCAACCTCTAAAGGAATTATGACCGATAAAGAGGCCCGTCAGCAAAATATTGGTGGCGAAGTTATGTGTTACGTTTATTAA
- the rplB gene encoding 50S ribosomal protein L2 — MAVKRFKPVTPGTRFRVGADNSDITTNVPEKTLVVSHKRSGGRNHDGKMTMRYLGGGHKQSYRLIDFKRDKFDIPAKVATIEYDPNRSARIALLHYVDGEKRYMIAPEGLTVGQVVLSGEKSAPEVGNTLPLKNIPLGSIIHNIELNPGQGGTIARSAGTYAQLSARDGKYAIIKLPSGETRMILLTCMATIGTVSNGDKANEVLGKAGRKRWLGRRPRVRGVAMNPVDHPMGGGEGRASGGHPRSRKGLLAKGFKTRDKKKSSDRYIIERRKK, encoded by the coding sequence ATGGCAGTTAAAAGATTTAAACCGGTAACACCGGGTACCCGTTTCAGGGTAGGTGCCGATAATTCAGATATTACAACCAACGTTCCTGAAAAAACGTTAGTAGTATCTCACAAAAGATCAGGCGGCCGTAACCACGATGGCAAGATGACCATGCGCTACCTTGGTGGTGGTCACAAACAATCATATAGGTTGATCGATTTTAAACGCGATAAGTTTGATATCCCTGCAAAGGTTGCAACTATCGAGTACGATCCAAACCGTTCAGCACGTATTGCTTTATTGCATTATGTTGATGGCGAGAAAAGATACATGATCGCTCCGGAAGGATTAACAGTTGGACAAGTTGTTTTATCAGGCGAAAAATCAGCTCCAGAAGTTGGTAATACCCTGCCGCTAAAAAACATCCCTCTGGGTTCAATCATCCACAACATTGAGCTGAACCCTGGTCAAGGCGGTACAATTGCCCGTTCGGCAGGTACTTATGCCCAGCTTTCAGCACGTGATGGCAAATATGCTATCATCAAATTGCCTTCAGGCGAAACACGTATGATATTGCTTACTTGTATGGCAACTATCGGTACCGTTTCAAACGGCGATAAGGCTAACGAAGTGTTAGGTAAAGCTGGCCGTAAACGCTGGTTGGGCCGTCGCCCAAGAGTTCGTGGTGTTGCCATGAACCCGGTAGATCACCCTATGGGTGGTGGTGAGGGAAGGGCCTCCGGTGGTCACCCACGCTCACGCAAAGGTTTATTGGCTAAAGGCTTTAAAACCCGCGATAAAAAGAAATCATCTGATCGTTATATCATTGAAAGAAGGAAGAAATAA
- a CDS encoding prephenate dehydrogenase codes for MNKFVLRRNIKLTFNNKNSVKKTKYEIQQQISRLHTYISNMNIGIIGLGDMGRLYAKVFAKAGYNVYGCDLPQNRAMLEAELSPLGIAVLSDGHQVSAKADVLIYSVEAETIGAVVAQYGASAKPGCIVAGQTSVKHPEIAAFEKYLPANVFIVTIHALHGPGFAPEQQKLAIIPHRSNPEVYQRMMDIFVSIGSDIVEIADYHEHDKIVADTQAVTHVGFESMGTAWKEAGFFPWENASYIGGIDNVKILTTLRIFSYKAHVYAGLAILNPYAKQQVKRYAVSESELFKLMIKEEEKEFRERLYRARDFVFHESRKPILLNDAVMREFSLAGEPGLRKHNSHLSLLSMVDAWYHLGVNPYDNLICQTPPFRLRLGIAEYLFKNEELLEESIQAALYDKTIRGDDLEFHSAVREWSSIIVYGDMKGYKEHFNQVKEFFGDRLEQGRIQSAELIRRLME; via the coding sequence TTGAACAAATTTGTATTGCGGCGCAATATTAAATTAACATTCAATAATAAAAATAGTGTTAAAAAAACCAAATACGAAATACAACAGCAAATATCACGCCTTCATACCTATATTAGCAACATGAATATCGGAATTATCGGCTTGGGCGACATGGGCCGTTTATATGCTAAGGTGTTTGCAAAAGCTGGTTATAACGTTTACGGTTGTGATTTACCGCAAAATAGGGCGATGCTCGAGGCAGAGCTGAGTCCTTTGGGCATTGCTGTTCTGAGCGATGGACACCAGGTATCGGCAAAGGCAGATGTGCTGATCTACTCGGTAGAAGCCGAAACTATCGGCGCTGTTGTGGCGCAATACGGGGCATCGGCCAAGCCGGGTTGTATTGTGGCTGGGCAAACATCAGTAAAGCATCCCGAAATTGCGGCCTTTGAAAAATATCTGCCCGCCAATGTTTTTATTGTAACAATACATGCCTTGCATGGGCCCGGCTTTGCACCAGAGCAACAAAAGCTGGCCATTATACCGCACCGCAGTAACCCGGAGGTTTACCAGCGGATGATGGATATTTTTGTAAGCATCGGATCGGACATTGTTGAGATAGCTGATTATCATGAGCACGATAAAATTGTTGCCGATACCCAGGCCGTAACCCATGTGGGTTTTGAAAGTATGGGCACTGCCTGGAAAGAGGCCGGCTTTTTTCCCTGGGAAAACGCTTCGTACATTGGTGGTATCGATAATGTTAAAATTTTAACTACGCTGCGTATTTTTAGTTACAAAGCGCACGTCTATGCAGGCTTAGCCATATTGAATCCTTATGCCAAACAGCAGGTTAAGCGTTACGCGGTATCCGAGTCGGAATTATTTAAGCTGATGATCAAGGAGGAGGAAAAGGAATTTCGTGAGCGTTTGTACAGAGCCCGCGATTTTGTTTTTCACGAAAGTCGCAAACCCATTTTGTTGAACGATGCCGTGATGCGCGAGTTCTCGTTGGCGGGCGAGCCGGGTTTACGCAAACATAACTCGCACCTGAGTTTACTAAGTATGGTTGATGCCTGGTACCACTTAGGCGTTAACCCTTATGATAACCTGATTTGCCAAACACCGCCTTTCCGTTTGCGTTTGGGCATAGCCGAGTACTTGTTTAAGAATGAAGAACTGCTGGAAGAATCTATACAAGCGGCATTATATGATAAAACCATCCGGGGCGACGACCTGGAATTCCACTCCGCCGTGCGCGAATGGTCGTCCATTATTGTTTATGGTGATATGAAAGGATATAAGGAACACTTTAACCAGGTAAAGGAGTTTTTTGGCGACAGATTAGAGCAGGGGAGGATACAAAGCGCTGAATTGATTAGGAGGTTGATGGAGTGA
- the rplR gene encoding 50S ribosomal protein L18 yields the protein MTGKLSRRDRIKRGIRKRLSGSSERPRLSVYRSNKGIYAQIIDDISGKTLVSASSLSKEFATTGSKSDQSVAVGKMVAEKAIAAGIKQVVFDRNGYLYHGRVKSLAEGAREGGLIF from the coding sequence ATGACAGGTAAATTATCAAGAAGAGACAGAATTAAGAGAGGGATCAGAAAACGCCTTTCAGGTTCTTCAGAGCGTCCGCGCTTGTCAGTGTACAGAAGCAATAAAGGCATTTATGCCCAGATCATTGATGATATCAGTGGAAAAACATTGGTGTCGGCATCGTCTTTATCAAAAGAGTTTGCTACAACAGGCAGTAAATCAGATCAATCAGTAGCCGTAGGCAAAATGGTTGCTGAGAAAGCTATTGCAGCAGGTATCAAGCAAGTAGTGTTCGATAGGAACGGGTATTTGTACCATGGCCGCGTTAAGTCATTGGCTGAAGGTGCACGTGAAGGTGGTTTAATATTTTAA
- the rplF gene encoding 50S ribosomal protein L6, with the protein MSRVGKAPIAIPSGVTVTVSDDNLVTVKGPKGELFQAVDKDITIAQEDGHLTVQRPSEQKRHKALHGLYRALINNMVIGVTEGYKLQQELVGVGYRATNTGNTLDLVLGYSHHYVFELPKEIKVTTTAEKGKNPIIILESTDKQLIGQVAAKIRSLRTPEPYKGKGIKFVGEILRRKAGKSASKK; encoded by the coding sequence ATGTCAAGAGTAGGAAAAGCACCTATAGCAATCCCGTCCGGCGTTACAGTTACCGTATCTGATGATAACTTAGTAACAGTAAAAGGCCCTAAAGGAGAATTGTTCCAGGCAGTTGATAAAGATATCACCATTGCCCAGGAAGATGGACACTTAACAGTTCAACGTCCGTCAGAACAAAAACGTCACAAAGCATTGCACGGTTTATATCGCGCATTGATCAATAATATGGTTATTGGCGTAACAGAAGGTTACAAGCTGCAACAAGAGCTTGTGGGTGTAGGTTACCGTGCCACTAACACAGGTAATACTTTAGATTTAGTGTTGGGTTATTCTCACCATTATGTTTTTGAGTTGCCTAAAGAAATTAAAGTTACAACAACTGCTGAAAAAGGTAAGAATCCGATTATTATTCTGGAATCAACCGATAAACAACTGATAGGTCAGGTAGCGGCAAAAATACGCTCGTTACGTACTCCAGAGCCTTATAAAGGTAAAGGTATCAAGTTTGTTGGTGAGATATTAAGAAGAAAAGCAGGTAAATCAGCATCTAAAAAATAA
- the rpsJ gene encoding 30S ribosomal protein S10: MSQRIRIKLKSYDYNLVDKSAEKIVKTVKPTGAVVSGPIPLPTEKKIFTVLRSPHVNKKAREQFQLCSYKRLLDIYSSNSKTVDALMKLELPSGVEVEIKV; encoded by the coding sequence ATGAGCCAAAGAATCAGAATCAAATTGAAATCTTACGATTACAACTTGGTAGACAAGTCTGCCGAGAAGATCGTAAAGACAGTAAAACCTACGGGTGCTGTGGTAAGCGGACCAATCCCTTTGCCAACTGAAAAGAAAATTTTCACTGTTTTGCGTTCACCCCACGTGAACAAAAAAGCGCGTGAGCAATTCCAACTATGCTCTTACAAGCGTTTGTTAGACATCTACAGTTCAAATTCAAAAACTGTTGATGCTTTAATGAAACTTGAATTGCCAAGTGGTGTTGAAGTTGAAATTAAAGTTTAG
- the rplE gene encoding 50S ribosomal protein L5 → MTYVPRLKSKYKDEIRTALKDKFQYKSVMQVPKLEKIAINQGVGAATTDKKLIDVAINEMTTITGQQAVASKSKKDISNFKLRKNMPVGVRVTLRDNTMYEFLDRLIAVALPRIRDFKGINDKGFDGKGNYTLGITEQIIFPEINIDKINKIMGMDITFVTSATNDVEALELLKQFGLPFKNQTPTNNG, encoded by the coding sequence ATGACTTACGTACCAAGATTAAAATCAAAATACAAGGACGAAATTCGTACTGCGCTGAAAGATAAATTTCAGTACAAAAGCGTAATGCAGGTTCCTAAGCTGGAGAAAATTGCTATCAACCAAGGTGTTGGTGCTGCCACTACTGATAAAAAGCTGATTGATGTTGCCATCAACGAGATGACTACCATTACCGGCCAGCAAGCTGTCGCATCAAAATCTAAAAAGGATATTTCGAACTTTAAGTTACGTAAAAATATGCCGGTTGGTGTACGTGTTACGTTACGTGATAATACCATGTACGAATTTTTGGATCGTTTAATTGCTGTGGCATTGCCACGTATCCGCGATTTCAAAGGTATCAACGACAAAGGTTTTGACGGAAAAGGTAACTATACATTAGGTATCACAGAGCAAATTATCTTCCCTGAGATTAATATCGACAAGATCAACAAAATCATGGGTATGGATATTACCTTTGTAACTTCCGCTACCAATGATGTTGAAGCATTAGAGTTGCTTAAACAATTTGGTTTACCATTTAAAAATCAAACTCCAACCAACAATGGCTAA
- the rplV gene encoding 50S ribosomal protein L22: MEATTKIKKSVLIRQQKEAAKAVVGGASIAKLQDCPTSPRKMRLVVDLIRGEKVEKALYILKYTNKEAAIRVEKLLLSAIKNWEAKNEGKRVEDSGLFVKEVSVGGGRQLKRLRPAPQGRGYRIRKRSNHVTLVVDSKNDNN, translated from the coding sequence ATGGAAGCAACAACTAAAATCAAAAAGTCTGTATTGATCAGACAACAGAAAGAAGCTGCGAAAGCTGTTGTAGGCGGCGCTTCTATCGCTAAATTACAAGACTGCCCAACTTCACCCCGCAAAATGCGTTTGGTGGTTGATTTGATCCGCGGCGAAAAAGTAGAAAAAGCTTTGTACATATTAAAGTATACCAACAAAGAAGCTGCTATCAGGGTTGAGAAATTATTATTATCAGCCATTAAAAACTGGGAAGCTAAAAACGAAGGTAAACGTGTGGAAGACAGTGGGTTATTCGTTAAAGAAGTTTCTGTAGGCGGTGGTCGTCAATTAAAAAGATTACGCCCGGCTCCACAAGGTAGAGGATACCGTATCAGGAAACGTTCTAACCACGTAACCTTAGTTGTGGATAGTAAAAACGATAACAATTAA
- the rplN gene encoding 50S ribosomal protein L14 encodes MVQQESRLNVADNSGAKEVLVIRVLGGTGKRYASIGDKIVVTVKSAIPSGNIKKGTVSKAVVVRTKKEIRRKDGSYIRFDDNAAVLLNNQDEPRGTRIFGPVARELREKQFMKIVSLAPEVL; translated from the coding sequence ATGGTACAACAGGAATCAAGATTAAATGTTGCCGATAACAGCGGAGCTAAAGAAGTTTTAGTGATCCGTGTATTAGGCGGAACAGGTAAGAGATACGCCTCTATAGGCGATAAAATTGTTGTTACCGTAAAAAGCGCTATACCTTCAGGCAACATTAAAAAAGGTACAGTGTCAAAAGCCGTAGTGGTTAGAACCAAGAAAGAGATCCGCAGGAAAGATGGTTCATATATCCGTTTCGACGACAACGCAGCCGTTTTGTTAAACAACCAGGACGAACCGAGAGGAACCCGTATTTTTGGCCCGGTAGCAAGAGAGTTGCGTGAAAAACAATTCATGAAAATTGTATCATTAGCACCGGAGGTATTGTAA
- the rpsS gene encoding 30S ribosomal protein S19: MARSIRKGPYIDHNLERKVLTLNDTSKKSVVKTWSRRSMISPDFVGHTFAVHNGNKFIPVYVTENMVGHKLGEFAPTRTFRGHAEKKK, from the coding sequence ATGGCACGTTCAATTAGAAAAGGACCTTATATTGATCATAACCTGGAAAGAAAAGTTCTGACCTTGAATGATACAAGCAAGAAATCGGTAGTTAAAACCTGGTCACGTCGTTCCATGATATCTCCTGATTTCGTTGGTCACACGTTCGCAGTACACAACGGTAACAAGTTTATCCCTGTGTATGTTACAGAAAACATGGTTGGACACAAGTTGGGAGAATTTGCTCCAACCCGTACATTCCGTGGTCACGCAGAAAAGAAAAAATAA
- the rpsQ gene encoding 30S ribosomal protein S17, with the protein MERNLRKTRTGLVVSNKMEKSIVVAVERKVKHPIYGKFVKKTTKFMAHDETNTCGIGDTVLIMETRPLSKSKNWRLVQILERAK; encoded by the coding sequence ATGGAAAGAAATTTAAGAAAAACACGTACCGGTTTGGTAGTTAGCAATAAGATGGAAAAATCTATTGTTGTAGCTGTAGAGCGGAAGGTGAAACACCCGATCTATGGTAAGTTCGTTAAGAAAACTACCAAATTTATGGCTCACGACGAAACTAATACCTGTGGTATTGGCGATACCGTATTGATTATGGAAACCCGTCCGTTGAGCAAGAGCAAAAACTGGAGATTAGTACAAATTTTAGAAAGGGCTAAATAA
- the rplW gene encoding 50S ribosomal protein L23, whose amino-acid sequence MEVLKKPLLTEKVSQLTEKLNRYAFIVDPRANKIQIKGAIETMYGINVVAVNTMRYVGKLKSRNTKAGAISGRAAKYKKAIITLKDGETIDFYSTI is encoded by the coding sequence ATGGAAGTATTAAAGAAACCCTTACTTACTGAAAAGGTATCTCAATTAACCGAGAAGCTTAACCGTTACGCTTTTATAGTTGATCCCAGAGCTAACAAGATCCAGATCAAAGGAGCAATTGAGACCATGTACGGTATTAACGTAGTTGCAGTAAACACCATGCGCTATGTTGGAAAGTTGAAAAGTCGTAATACTAAGGCAGGTGCCATATCAGGCCGTGCTGCTAAGTATAAAAAAGCGATCATCACTTTAAAAGATGGTGAAACGATAGATTTTTATAGCACAATATAA
- the rpsC gene encoding 30S ribosomal protein S3, whose protein sequence is MGQKAHPIGNRLGIIRGWDSNWFGGNNYSDKLVEDEKIRKYISVRIAKGGVSKVVIERTLKRITVTIHTARPGIVIGKGGQEVDKIKEELKKLTKKDVQINIFEIKRPELDAQLVAEGIAKQLEARISFRRAMKTTIASTMRMGAEGIKIMTSGRLGGAEMARSEQYKEGRIPLHTFRADIDYALAEALTTYGKIGVKVWICKGEVYGKRDLSPNIGGTSSSSGKGGRPEGAAAYGDRGGDRRGGGGERRGNDRRGGTGGAPGQGGNRPGGQGGGNRPGGQGGNRPGGQGGSRPGGQGGGANRPAGKR, encoded by the coding sequence ATGGGACAAAAAGCACATCCAATAGGTAACAGATTAGGAATCATCAGAGGTTGGGATTCTAATTGGTTCGGTGGCAACAACTACTCCGACAAATTAGTTGAAGACGAAAAGATCCGCAAATATATTTCGGTACGTATCGCCAAAGGCGGTGTATCAAAAGTGGTTATTGAGCGTACATTGAAACGCATCACTGTAACTATCCACACTGCCCGTCCGGGTATTGTGATTGGTAAAGGTGGCCAGGAAGTTGACAAGATTAAAGAAGAGTTGAAAAAACTGACTAAAAAGGACGTTCAGATCAACATCTTCGAAATTAAACGCCCTGAACTTGATGCTCAGTTAGTAGCAGAAGGTATAGCAAAACAACTGGAAGCACGTATATCATTCCGTCGTGCCATGAAAACTACCATCGCATCAACCATGAGAATGGGTGCCGAAGGTATCAAGATCATGACATCAGGTCGTTTAGGCGGCGCGGAAATGGCTCGTAGCGAACAATATAAAGAAGGTAGAATACCATTGCACACTTTCCGTGCTGATATTGACTATGCATTAGCTGAGGCTTTAACAACCTATGGTAAAATAGGTGTAAAGGTTTGGATTTGCAAAGGCGAAGTTTACGGTAAACGCGATCTTTCTCCAAACATCGGTGGCACAAGCAGCAGCAGCGGCAAGGGCGGACGTCCTGAAGGCGCAGCAGCTTATGGCGACCGTGGTGGTGACAGAAGAGGCGGAGGCGGCGAACGTCGTGGAAATGACAGACGCGGTGGAACCGGTGGTGCTCCAGGTCAGGGTGGTAATCGTCCAGGTGGTCAAGGCGGCGGTAACCGTCCGGGCGGCCAAGGCGGTAATCGTCCAGGTGGTCAGGGTGGCAGTCGCCCAGGTGGTCAAGGTGGTGGCGCAAATCGTCCAGCCGGAAAGAGATAA